A window of the Streptomyces formicae genome harbors these coding sequences:
- a CDS encoding APC family permease, protein MADDVTDTLPSPPPPPPSAHTGEGPGELRHNAIGFLDALVIGINSTSPAYSLAAVVGPVVALVGIYAPGVVLASFVPMLLIASAFFYLNRVDQDCGTTFSWVTRAMGPWAGWIGGWAIMMTGVLVVGSLADVAVGFGLLTVGLDSWAQNHVVRQLLAVLLILVMTAVCVVGTEASAHVQNALILAQVASLLAFAVVALYRVYSGTSTLGAVEPEIGWLNPFGAGGAALTGGLLLGVFMYWGWESAVNLTEEVKNSASAPGRAGIWSTIILLGTYLSVGIAVVAFAGPAYLAENAGEEEFIFALLAGQVLGGWDWLVLFAVSTSALASTQTTIIPSSRTGLSMARRGALPAVFARIHPRFRTPHVSTWTVAVVAIVWYLVVSRISENALLDSLTALSLLIAFYYALTGIACAVYYRRHLTESVRNFVLIGVGPVVGAGLLLWLLAESVIGMSDPAHSYSGVSWLGLGPPLVIGIFIVIVGLLIMVGRRLTTGAFWRERPSVADPDLVHGRVAHGSREL, encoded by the coding sequence ATGGCCGATGACGTCACGGACACCCTTCCGTCGCCGCCCCCACCGCCGCCCAGCGCGCACACGGGTGAGGGGCCGGGGGAGCTGAGGCACAACGCGATCGGCTTCCTCGACGCGCTCGTCATCGGCATCAACTCCACCTCGCCCGCGTACTCGCTCGCCGCGGTCGTCGGCCCCGTCGTGGCCCTCGTCGGCATCTACGCACCCGGCGTGGTGCTCGCCTCCTTCGTGCCGATGCTGCTGATCGCGTCGGCCTTCTTCTACCTCAACCGCGTCGACCAGGACTGCGGCACGACCTTCTCGTGGGTCACCCGGGCCATGGGCCCCTGGGCCGGCTGGATCGGCGGCTGGGCGATCATGATGACCGGCGTGCTCGTGGTCGGCTCGCTCGCCGATGTGGCCGTCGGCTTCGGACTGCTCACGGTCGGCCTGGACAGCTGGGCCCAGAACCACGTCGTACGCCAACTGCTCGCCGTGCTCCTCATCCTCGTGATGACGGCCGTCTGCGTCGTCGGTACCGAGGCGTCCGCCCACGTCCAGAACGCGCTCATCCTCGCCCAGGTCGCCTCGCTGCTCGCCTTCGCCGTCGTCGCGCTCTACCGCGTCTACTCCGGTACGAGCACGCTCGGCGCCGTCGAACCGGAGATCGGCTGGCTGAACCCGTTCGGCGCCGGAGGCGCCGCGCTGACCGGCGGTCTGCTGCTGGGCGTCTTCATGTACTGGGGCTGGGAGTCGGCCGTCAACCTCACCGAAGAGGTCAAGAACTCCGCCAGCGCCCCCGGACGGGCCGGCATCTGGTCGACGATCATCCTGCTCGGGACGTATCTGTCGGTCGGCATCGCGGTCGTCGCCTTCGCCGGGCCGGCCTACCTCGCCGAGAACGCCGGCGAGGAGGAGTTCATCTTCGCCCTCCTCGCCGGCCAGGTACTGGGCGGCTGGGACTGGCTCGTCCTGTTCGCGGTCTCGACCTCCGCGCTCGCCTCCACGCAGACGACGATCATCCCGTCCTCGCGCACCGGGCTGTCGATGGCCCGGCGCGGCGCGCTGCCGGCCGTCTTCGCCCGTATCCACCCGCGCTTCCGCACGCCCCACGTGAGCACCTGGACCGTCGCCGTCGTCGCCATCGTCTGGTACCTCGTCGTCAGCCGGATCAGCGAGAACGCCCTCCTGGACTCGCTCACCGCGCTGTCGCTGCTCATCGCCTTCTACTACGCGCTCACCGGCATCGCCTGCGCCGTCTACTACCGCCGCCATCTCACCGAGAGCGTCCGCAACTTCGTCCTCATCGGTGTGGGCCCGGTGGTCGGCGCCGGGCTGCTGCTGTGGCTGCTCGCGGAGTCGGTGATCGGCATGTCCGACCCCGCCCATTCCTACAGCGGCGTCTCCTGGCTCGGGCTCGGCCCGCCGCTCGTCATCGGCATCTTCATCGTGATCGTGGGGCTGCTCATCATGGTCGGGCGCCGCCTGACGACCGGTGCGTTCTGGCGCGAGCGGCCGAGCGTGGCCGATCCCGACCTCGTCCACGGCCGTGTCGCGCACGGCAGCCGGGAGCTCTGA
- a CDS encoding MBL fold metallo-hydrolase gives MKLTVVGCSGSFPSADSACSSYLVEADGFRLLLDMGNGALGELQRHIGLYDLDAIFLSHLHADHCIDMCGYFVARYYRHDGGRCGTIPVYAPEGAEQRLTTAYADTPSDKSMSEVFDFHTLKPGVFEIGPFLVRTEKVAHPVDTFGIRVEHGGRSLTYSGDTGVCDPLVDLADGTDLFLCEAAFTHGKEDIPGLHLNGREAGAHAARAGVRRLLLTHIPPWTDAERNLADARAVYDGPAELAVPGAVYEV, from the coding sequence ATGAAGCTCACCGTCGTCGGCTGCTCGGGGTCGTTCCCGTCCGCGGATTCGGCCTGCTCGAGCTACCTCGTCGAGGCCGACGGCTTCCGGCTGCTTCTCGACATGGGCAACGGCGCCCTCGGCGAGCTGCAGCGCCACATCGGTCTGTACGACCTCGACGCCATCTTCCTCAGTCATCTGCATGCGGACCACTGCATCGACATGTGCGGGTACTTCGTCGCCCGCTACTACCGCCACGACGGCGGCCGCTGCGGCACCATCCCGGTGTACGCGCCGGAGGGCGCGGAGCAGCGGCTCACCACCGCCTACGCGGACACGCCCTCCGACAAATCGATGAGCGAGGTCTTCGACTTCCACACCCTCAAGCCGGGTGTCTTCGAGATCGGCCCCTTCCTCGTCCGAACGGAGAAGGTCGCACACCCCGTCGACACCTTCGGCATCCGCGTCGAGCACGGCGGCAGGTCGCTCACGTACTCCGGTGACACGGGCGTCTGCGACCCCCTCGTCGATCTCGCCGACGGCACCGACCTCTTTCTCTGCGAAGCGGCGTTCACGCACGGCAAGGAGGACATCCCGGGCCTCCACCTCAACGGCCGCGAGGCCGGCGCCCACGCCGCGCGCGCCGGGGTGCGCCGGCTGCTGCTGACGCACATTCCGCCGTGGACCGACGCCGAGCGGAACCTGGCGGACGCCCGCGCTGTCTACGACGGGCCGGCCGAGCTGGCGGTCCCGGGCGCGGTCTACGAGGTCTAG
- a CDS encoding type II toxin-antitoxin system PemK/MazF family toxin encodes MDTSWWLALGAVVVIALVAAVGKVRPPGRRERGRGRGPAAPPRRPPAHPGGPERRPQPGEIWWADVPYEDGPGSKDRPCLVLQVRGGAARVAKITSKYHDERPGVIALPPGAVGDAHGRPSFLETDELREVRVRDFRRRVGVVDPLLWDQVRHLSP; translated from the coding sequence ATGGACACGTCGTGGTGGCTCGCGCTCGGCGCGGTGGTGGTGATCGCGCTGGTGGCAGCGGTGGGGAAGGTACGTCCGCCGGGGCGGCGCGAGCGTGGGCGCGGCCGTGGGCCGGCGGCTCCGCCGAGGCGTCCGCCGGCGCATCCGGGCGGGCCGGAGCGGCGGCCGCAGCCGGGCGAGATCTGGTGGGCGGACGTTCCGTACGAGGACGGGCCCGGCTCCAAGGACCGGCCGTGCCTGGTCCTCCAGGTGCGCGGGGGCGCGGCCCGCGTCGCCAAGATCACCAGCAAGTACCACGACGAGCGCCCCGGGGTGATCGCGCTGCCGCCGGGGGCGGTGGGCGATGCGCACGGGCGGCCGAGCTTCCTGGAGACGGACGAGCTGCGGGAGGTGCGGGTGCGCGACTTCCGGCGGCGGGTCGGGGTGGTGGATCCGCTGCTGTGGGACCAGGTGCGGCATCTGTCGCCCTAG
- a CDS encoding PLP-dependent cysteine synthase family protein, with product MRYDSPLAAVGNTPLVRLPRLSPSEDVRIWAKLEDRNPTGSIKDRPALHMIEQAEKDGRLTPGCTILEPTSGNTGISLAMAAKLKGYRIVCVMPENTSEERRQLLAMWGAEIISSPAAGGSNTAVRVAKELAGQNPSWVMLYQYGNPDNAGAHYATTGPEILADLPSVTHFVAGLGTTGTLMGVGRFLREHKPDVKIVAAEPRYDDLVYGLRNLDEGFVPELYDASVLTTRFSVGSADAVTRTRELLQQEGIFAGVSTGAALHAAIGVGKKAVTAGEPADIVFIVADGGWKYLSTGVYTAPTTEAAIETLHGQLWA from the coding sequence ATGCGCTACGACTCCCCGCTCGCCGCCGTCGGCAACACCCCGCTGGTCCGGCTGCCCCGGCTCTCCCCGTCGGAGGACGTCCGCATCTGGGCCAAGCTGGAGGACCGCAACCCGACCGGCTCGATCAAGGACCGCCCCGCGCTCCACATGATCGAACAGGCGGAGAAGGACGGCCGCCTCACCCCCGGCTGCACGATCCTGGAGCCGACCAGCGGCAACACCGGCATCTCGCTGGCGATGGCGGCGAAGCTCAAGGGCTACCGGATCGTCTGCGTCATGCCGGAGAACACGAGCGAGGAGCGCCGCCAGCTCCTCGCGATGTGGGGCGCCGAGATCATCTCGTCGCCGGCCGCGGGCGGCTCCAACACCGCGGTGCGCGTGGCCAAGGAGCTGGCCGGACAGAACCCGTCATGGGTGATGCTCTACCAGTACGGCAACCCGGACAACGCCGGCGCGCACTACGCCACCACCGGACCGGAGATCCTCGCCGACCTCCCCTCCGTCACCCACTTCGTGGCCGGCCTCGGCACCACGGGCACGCTGATGGGCGTCGGCCGCTTCCTGCGTGAGCACAAGCCGGACGTGAAGATCGTCGCCGCCGAGCCGCGCTACGACGACCTGGTGTACGGCCTCAGGAACCTCGACGAGGGCTTCGTCCCCGAGCTCTACGACGCCTCCGTCCTCACCACCCGCTTCTCGGTCGGCTCCGCCGACGCGGTCACCCGCACCCGCGAGCTCCTCCAGCAGGAGGGCATCTTCGCGGGCGTCTCGACGGGCGCTGCGCTGCACGCGGCGATCGGCGTCGGCAAGAAGGCGGTGACGGCGGGCGAGCCCGCCGACATCGTCTTCATCGTCGCCGACGGCGGCTGGAAGTACCTCTCGACGGGCGTCTACACGGCCCCGACGACCGAGGCCGCGATCGAAACCCTGCACGGCCAACTCTGGGCCTGA
- a CDS encoding MoaD/ThiS family protein has product MAIEVRIPTILRTYTDGAKAVEGNGETLAELFADLETRHAGIQARIVDGDQLRRFVNVYLNDEDVRFLDGISTKLADGDSVTILPAVAGGMV; this is encoded by the coding sequence ATGGCCATCGAGGTCCGCATCCCGACCATCCTCCGCACCTACACCGACGGCGCCAAGGCCGTCGAGGGCAACGGGGAGACCCTCGCCGAGCTCTTCGCCGACCTCGAGACCCGGCACGCCGGAATCCAGGCCCGCATCGTCGACGGCGACCAGCTCCGCCGCTTCGTCAACGTCTACCTCAACGACGAGGACGTGCGCTTCCTGGACGGCATCTCCACCAAGCTGGCCGACGGCGACAGCGTCACGATCCTGCCGGCCGTGGCCGGCGGCATGGTCTGA